The following proteins are co-located in the Desulfurococcus amylolyticus Z-533 genome:
- the sufC gene encoding Fe-S cluster assembly ATPase SufC encodes MLEALNLVVEVNNKIVINDVSIKVETGSITALMGPNGSGKTSLAYAIMGHPSYRILKGSILIDGLDYTFKPTHERALAGLFLVFQNPIELPGVSLESLIRSAVNKRLGKNDLLEHVPGLPDRILGEAKLIGLKEELVTRDLNIGFSGGERKRSEILQARVLKPKYLILDEPDSGLDVDGVRIIADYIKEVAYSNGGVLLVTHNPTLLSYVEPSIIYVMLNGRIVAEGGLEIADKIAREGYNWLR; translated from the coding sequence ATGCTCGAGGCATTGAACCTAGTGGTCGAGGTAAACAATAAAATAGTCATTAACGATGTAAGCATTAAGGTGGAAACAGGAAGCATCACTGCCCTAATGGGTCCTAATGGTAGTGGCAAAACATCCCTAGCATACGCGATAATGGGGCATCCATCCTATAGGATCCTTAAAGGGAGTATATTAATAGATGGCTTAGATTACACATTTAAGCCTACACACGAGAGAGCCCTAGCCGGCCTATTTCTCGTGTTTCAAAACCCAATTGAGCTCCCAGGTGTATCGCTTGAATCATTAATAAGGAGTGCAGTAAATAAGAGGCTGGGTAAAAACGACTTATTGGAGCACGTGCCAGGATTACCCGATAGAATACTCGGGGAGGCAAAGCTTATCGGGTTGAAAGAGGAGCTCGTCACTAGGGATTTAAACATTGGTTTCAGTGGTGGCGAGAGAAAAAGAAGCGAGATACTTCAAGCCAGGGTTCTAAAGCCGAAGTACTTGATCCTCGACGAGCCCGATAGCGGTCTTGATGTCGACGGGGTTCGAATAATTGCCGACTACATTAAGGAGGTAGCATACTCTAATGGCGGGGTGCTACTTGTAACACATAACCCTACCCTACTAAGTTACGTTGAACCCAGCATCATCTATGTCATGCTGAATGGAAGGATAGTTGCGGAGGGCGGGTTAGAAATAGCTGATAAAATAGCTAGGGAGGGATACAACTGGTTGAGGTAA
- the arcC gene encoding carbamate kinase, protein MKKGLDTIVIALGGNAFQTKGDRGVAEDYWRNAYTVAELIARLIEENYGVVVTHGNGPQVGIIAEWMSLGLKEKNIPPMPLDVAGAMSQGWLGYMLQQALYNKLAEKKLLGSKVRGVLTIITQTLVDRNDPAFNDPTKYIGPWYSKEEAEKLSRELGWVFKPDPRGGYRRVVPSPDPIGQIEIDAIKMLVEQGFIVIADGGGGIPVYRDENGLLHGLEGVIDKDLGAERMASALKADILLILTDIEKAFLNYGTPNAKPLDVVKVSEALKYYREGHFKPGSMGPKILAGMRFVQNGGKMAVIAHLKQAYEALKGNAGTRIIPD, encoded by the coding sequence ATGAAGAAAGGACTGGATACAATAGTAATAGCGTTAGGAGGAAACGCATTCCAGACCAAAGGAGACAGAGGCGTGGCCGAGGACTATTGGAGAAATGCCTATACTGTCGCAGAACTTATAGCGAGACTCATCGAGGAAAACTATGGCGTCGTAGTGACGCATGGTAACGGCCCACAAGTAGGTATAATCGCGGAATGGATGAGTCTAGGGTTAAAGGAGAAGAACATACCACCGATGCCCCTTGATGTAGCCGGTGCCATGAGTCAGGGATGGCTTGGCTACATGCTACAGCAGGCTTTATATAATAAGCTAGCCGAGAAGAAGCTACTTGGTTCCAAGGTAAGGGGAGTATTAACCATTATCACACAGACGCTTGTAGATAGGAATGATCCAGCCTTCAATGATCCAACAAAGTACATAGGTCCATGGTATAGCAAGGAGGAAGCTGAAAAATTATCGAGAGAACTTGGCTGGGTATTTAAACCAGATCCACGCGGTGGGTATAGGAGGGTTGTGCCATCCCCAGATCCCATAGGCCAGATTGAGATAGATGCCATTAAGATGCTAGTTGAGCAGGGATTCATCGTGATAGCTGATGGAGGCGGGGGAATACCTGTATACAGAGATGAAAATGGCTTATTACATGGATTAGAGGGTGTGATAGATAAGGATCTCGGCGCGGAGAGAATGGCTTCGGCGTTGAAGGCGGATATATTATTAATATTGACAGATATCGAGAAGGCATTTCTAAACTATGGAACACCAAATGCTAAACCTCTTGACGTGGTAAAGGTTAGCGAGGCATTAAAATATTATAGGGAAGGACACTTCAAGCCAGGGAGCATGGGTCCAAAAATACTTGCCGGGATGAGATTCGTCCAAAACGGGGGTAAGATGGCTGTAATAGCTCATTTGAAGCAGGCTTATGAAGCGTTAAAAGGGAATGCTGGTACAAGAATAATACCTGACTAA
- a CDS encoding CBS domain-containing protein, protein MNVPIPRKPRPLRKTDPYRLLRSDGTPNFDDNIFKVEKELYFIARREPRIVSPSTVIRRALEEISTYGRSLLVSLSDRRLHGLLTLGDLISYLGGGEYFKIVANRHKYNIYSALEKEIVETIMVKNPISLYVDDTLINVLEAMIVHGIGVIPILNRDNTIYGIITEHDLVKYLYGIIKTGLKAREAMSTPVLTISINSTLGKALETMSTYGFRRLPVTSGNTVVGILTAMDIVKYFGSHRVYGDTSTGDIREVHSKKIEDLMTSSLVTVKPDDDLAVAIQEMVDKGVSSALVVDDEGVLQGIITERDVLYALTITGYRAG, encoded by the coding sequence ATGAATGTACCAATACCCCGGAAGCCCCGTCCTCTCAGGAAAACTGACCCATACAGGCTACTTAGAAGCGATGGTACCCCCAATTTTGATGACAATATCTTCAAGGTAGAGAAGGAGCTTTACTTTATTGCTAGAAGAGAGCCCAGGATAGTCTCTCCCTCAACCGTGATAAGGCGGGCCCTTGAGGAGATATCCACGTATGGGAGAAGCCTCCTTGTTTCACTAAGTGATAGGAGGCTTCACGGTTTACTCACCCTTGGAGACTTAATTAGTTATCTCGGTGGTGGAGAATACTTCAAGATCGTTGCCAACAGGCATAAATACAATATCTACTCAGCCCTTGAGAAGGAAATCGTTGAGACCATAATGGTGAAAAACCCTATTAGCTTATACGTTGACGATACATTAATCAACGTGCTTGAAGCAATGATCGTGCATGGCATAGGCGTTATCCCCATATTGAACAGGGATAACACTATCTACGGCATCATCACCGAACATGATCTCGTTAAATACCTCTACGGCATCATCAAGACCGGTTTAAAAGCCAGGGAAGCTATGTCAACGCCGGTTTTAACAATAAGTATCAATTCAACACTAGGAAAAGCACTGGAAACCATGAGTACCTATGGGTTTAGAAGACTGCCCGTGACAAGCGGCAACACTGTGGTAGGCATCCTGACTGCAATGGATATAGTCAAATACTTCGGGAGCCATAGAGTATACGGGGACACCAGCACCGGGGATATAAGGGAGGTGCACTCTAAGAAAATCGAGGATTTGATGACAAGTTCCCTAGTAACTGTGAAGCCCGATGATGATCTAGCAGTAGCGATACAGGAAATGGTAGATAAAGGGGTCAGCTCCGCACTCGTCGTTGACGATGAAGGAGTACTCCAGGGAATAATCACGGAGAGAGATGTATTATACGCCTTAACAATAACAGGGTACAGGGCTGGTTAG
- a CDS encoding IS607 family transposase codes for MLERLLKPREFCEIVGISYRTFKRWVSQGRVSVVRTPSGRMRVPYSEVERILGGRPEAKEVRAVVYARVSSSDQRSDLERQVQYLTQYCSARGYRVVDVLTDIASGLKTDRRGLLKLFNYVVSRQVDVVVTTYRDRLTRFGFEYLEYFFRQYGVRIEVIYGDEPKDAHRELVEDLLSIVTSFAGKLYGMRSHRKKRLVEGFKKLVEEVEKGAGESS; via the coding sequence ATGTTGGAGAGGTTGCTGAAGCCTAGGGAGTTCTGCGAGATTGTTGGGATTAGCTACAGGACTTTTAAGCGGTGGGTCTCTCAAGGCAGAGTGAGCGTCGTGCGAACGCCTAGTGGCAGGATGAGAGTACCGTACTCTGAGGTAGAGCGCATCCTTGGAGGGAGGCCGGAAGCCAAAGAAGTGAGGGCTGTCGTCTACGCTCGCGTGAGCTCCAGCGACCAGAGGAGCGACCTCGAGAGGCAAGTGCAGTACCTCACCCAGTACTGCTCTGCTAGGGGCTACAGAGTAGTCGACGTCCTAACAGACATCGCCAGCGGGCTGAAGACTGACCGCAGAGGACTACTCAAGCTCTTCAACTACGTAGTTAGCAGGCAGGTAGACGTCGTGGTTACTACATACAGGGACAGGCTGACTAGGTTCGGCTTCGAGTACCTAGAGTACTTCTTCAGGCAGTACGGGGTCAGGATAGAGGTCATCTATGGTGATGAGCCTAAGGACGCGCACCGAGAGCTTGTGGAGGATCTACTATCGATAGTCACCTCATTTGCTGGCAAGCTCTACGGTATGAGGAGCCACAGAAAAAAGAGGCTCGTTGAGGGCTTCAAAAAGCTAGTGGAAGAGGTCGAAAAGGGCGCTGGCGAGAGTAGCTAG
- a CDS encoding SufD family Fe-S cluster assembly protein produces MAKTVARGAGDSPTIKKYIDKSPLEELVRRALNREAPVANILIKALSPNAFIDSLSPSGSIGFKSIPVITVSQGFYRVRSTGGVFDVGVEDSGDGVIAVGYIELILEGSGLTILRIPENPVHRIMGIKVTVVKGVDHEVLLIHKSGKRAVDLSEIIVEQGDASRLALVALFNTGSILQARVESIQGAGSSIEKTILVNSTQGSRVEVEDYSYIDNPSVSAESYIRSRLEGGSIAVLRGRGMASRRASGSRIVYGIESLINDAESTAFMHPFLDIHSNNIVEARHYARNYLLTMDKLFYIETRGLKPDEAAMLLVHGFLTRGLSRAAREIILSNISSS; encoded by the coding sequence ATGGCTAAGACGGTTGCAAGAGGGGCAGGGGACTCACCAACCATTAAAAAATATATTGATAAATCCCCGCTTGAAGAACTTGTTCGGAGAGCATTAAACAGAGAAGCCCCCGTCGCTAACATATTAATTAAAGCCTTGAGCCCCAATGCATTTATTGATTCGCTTTCACCAAGTGGTAGCATAGGGTTTAAATCAATCCCGGTAATCACAGTGTCCCAGGGCTTCTACAGGGTTCGAAGCACTGGTGGAGTATTTGATGTAGGTGTAGAGGACTCTGGGGATGGCGTTATAGCTGTAGGGTATATAGAGCTGATCTTAGAGGGTTCAGGTCTCACGATTCTAAGAATACCGGAGAATCCCGTACATAGAATCATGGGTATAAAGGTAACTGTGGTTAAAGGAGTTGATCACGAGGTACTCTTGATTCATAAATCAGGTAAGAGGGCGGTGGATCTCAGCGAAATCATAGTTGAGCAAGGGGATGCAAGTAGGCTAGCCCTCGTAGCATTATTCAACACTGGCTCTATACTACAAGCCAGGGTGGAGTCCATTCAGGGTGCTGGCTCATCAATAGAGAAGACTATACTGGTTAACTCTACACAGGGATCACGTGTAGAGGTAGAGGATTACTCATATATAGATAATCCTAGTGTAAGCGCGGAGTCATATATAAGGTCTAGGCTGGAAGGGGGCTCTATAGCTGTTCTACGTGGCAGAGGCATGGCCTCCAGGAGGGCATCTGGCTCTAGAATAGTGTATGGCATTGAGTCATTGATTAATGATGCTGAGAGTACAGCGTTCATGCATCCATTTCTAGATATACATTCCAATAATATAGTGGAAGCCAGACATTACGCTAGAAACTATTTGTTAACCATGGATAAATTATTCTATATCGAGACAAGAGGACTGAAACCAGATGAGGCGGCCATGTTACTGGTACACGGCTTCCTAACAAGAGGACTGAGTAGAGCTGCGAGAGAAATTATTCTAAGCAATATCAGCTCTTCTTGA
- the speD gene encoding adenosylmethionine decarboxylase produces the protein MEALTIKKVIGKHVYGELYECDPGILMNEKDLVEIVKKAAEIGGFTLLDVKAWKINPGVSVVGIVLESHISIHTWPEFAFATVDVYTCGNKGDSVKAYKYIVHALKAKRHTLRVVNRDYEDN, from the coding sequence ATGGAAGCGCTTACCATTAAGAAAGTCATAGGGAAACATGTTTACGGCGAACTCTATGAGTGCGACCCAGGGATTTTAATGAATGAGAAGGATTTAGTAGAAATAGTTAAGAAGGCAGCTGAAATAGGTGGTTTCACATTACTTGATGTAAAGGCGTGGAAGATCAACCCTGGCGTAAGCGTTGTTGGCATAGTGTTGGAGAGCCATATAAGTATTCATACGTGGCCCGAATTCGCTTTTGCCACAGTGGATGTATATACCTGTGGCAATAAAGGCGACTCGGTTAAAGCATACAAGTATATTGTTCACGCTTTAAAAGCCAAAAGGCATACATTAAGAGTGGTGAATAGGGACTACGAGGATAATTAA
- the sufB gene encoding Fe-S cluster assembly protein SufB produces the protein MAIELSKSLEHHEIEPVEYRKEIEIKGRLSRSIVEEISRVKKEPEWMRLYRLKALEAFEKFPSPRWLPWIESIDLDEIASYYVKPAASTVSNFDELPSEIRRIYERLGLPETYAKYLAGLLTALDSENIYTAMKDLLKKLGVIMLPMEEAIQKYPDIVKKYFGRVFPYTDHKFAALHHALWSGGVFVYVPRGVKVPYPVEAFFFIGSELEGQFEHTIVVGDEGSEITFIEGCSAPRLKRHSFHDGMVELYAHKGSRINFVTVQNWSRNIVNFNNKRGIAEDGAIIEWVEGSIGSKITVTYPSTILKGRGSKTTSTVIGISNGNVVKDAGSKIIHAAPYTSSRIISKSISSNGGINIYRGLVQVNKGALNVKSYTQCDSLILDDKSSSSTYPIEHIMEKDAEVAHEATTFRITEDQLFYMTSRGLSEKEAVSLIVLGFVKDIFPKLPFEYASMLTKVIQLEFKEIGGVG, from the coding sequence ATGGCTATTGAGCTATCTAAGAGTCTTGAACACCATGAGATCGAGCCTGTTGAATACAGAAAGGAGATAGAGATCAAGGGCAGACTATCTAGAAGTATTGTAGAGGAGATCTCAAGAGTGAAAAAAGAACCAGAATGGATGAGGCTTTATAGACTTAAGGCGCTGGAGGCATTTGAAAAATTCCCCTCGCCTAGATGGCTTCCTTGGATTGAGAGCATAGACCTCGATGAGATAGCTTCATACTATGTTAAACCAGCAGCTTCAACAGTAAGCAATTTCGATGAACTACCCAGCGAGATCCGTAGAATATATGAGAGGCTTGGATTACCTGAGACATACGCCAAGTACCTGGCTGGGCTTTTAACCGCGCTCGATAGTGAAAACATATATACTGCAATGAAGGACTTACTCAAGAAGCTCGGGGTAATAATGCTTCCTATGGAGGAGGCGATCCAGAAATACCCAGACATCGTTAAGAAATACTTCGGTAGGGTATTCCCGTACACAGACCACAAGTTTGCCGCGCTGCATCATGCCCTCTGGAGTGGCGGAGTATTCGTCTATGTCCCGAGAGGCGTTAAAGTACCCTACCCGGTTGAAGCATTTTTCTTCATTGGAAGCGAGCTAGAGGGGCAGTTCGAGCACACAATTGTAGTTGGCGATGAGGGGAGCGAGATAACGTTCATTGAGGGTTGTAGCGCGCCAAGGCTGAAGAGGCATAGCTTCCATGATGGTATGGTTGAGCTCTACGCTCATAAGGGATCCAGGATAAACTTTGTAACGGTTCAGAACTGGAGCAGGAACATAGTGAACTTCAATAATAAGAGAGGTATTGCAGAGGATGGAGCCATTATAGAATGGGTTGAGGGAAGTATAGGCAGTAAAATAACCGTGACATATCCGTCTACGATATTGAAGGGAAGGGGCTCGAAGACGACGAGCACCGTGATAGGTATAAGTAATGGTAATGTGGTTAAGGACGCCGGGTCGAAGATTATTCATGCCGCACCCTATACTAGTAGCAGGATAATATCTAAGAGTATTAGCAGTAACGGGGGAATAAATATATATAGAGGACTAGTACAGGTGAATAAGGGAGCCCTTAATGTAAAGAGCTATACGCAATGCGACAGCCTCATACTCGACGATAAGAGCTCTAGTAGTACATATCCGATAGAGCACATTATGGAGAAGGATGCTGAAGTCGCTCATGAAGCAACTACGTTCAGGATAACTGAGGATCAGTTATTCTACATGACTTCTAGGGGTCTAAGCGAGAAGGAAGCCGTCTCACTCATAGTACTCGGATTTGTTAAGGATATTTTTCCAAAGCTACCATTCGAGTATGCATCGATGTTGACGAAGGTTATACAGTTAGAATTCAAGGAGATCGGGGGGGTTGGATAA
- a CDS encoding DMT family transporter, translating into MNKRVAGVVSLVVATILWGSSFSFIKLSVTDVSPLTYSSLRSFIAVILLTPIILLKMYRGVLSINSLYKGFIVGIAYFLGLFLQAAGTVYTTPSLSAFITGLNSVHVHLYIALVERNYGLIDGIALLLALSGLYVLTSPSGGLTIGVLLIFMGSIAWAAQIILVSRYGSSSIIEILYGMFLPGALTYPFALILGGAVGIEALIYITYLAVACSVLATFFQVWGQRYVSPLTAALIFLLEPVFALIFSLAMGLEGIEPYKVIGGGLIVIATYLSSMAELSSNWSK; encoded by the coding sequence ATGAATAAGAGAGTTGCTGGCGTGGTATCGCTGGTGGTTGCGACTATACTTTGGGGTTCGTCCTTCTCATTCATTAAGTTATCGGTAACAGACGTATCTCCTCTAACTTACTCATCTCTCAGATCATTTATCGCAGTAATATTGTTGACACCGATTATATTATTGAAAATGTATAGGGGAGTACTATCCATTAACAGCCTATATAAGGGGTTCATCGTGGGCATAGCATATTTCCTTGGCTTATTCCTTCAAGCAGCTGGAACAGTATATACAACACCATCTCTCAGCGCCTTCATAACCGGGCTTAACTCTGTACATGTCCACCTATATATCGCACTCGTTGAAAGGAACTATGGTTTAATAGATGGTATAGCCCTTCTTTTAGCACTCTCCGGCCTATATGTGTTAACCTCTCCGAGCGGTGGGTTAACCATAGGTGTGCTCCTTATTTTCATGGGGTCTATTGCCTGGGCAGCCCAGATAATCCTGGTTTCCCGCTATGGATCCTCTAGTATAATAGAGATATTGTACGGCATGTTCTTACCGGGTGCGCTCACCTATCCCTTTGCATTAATTCTCGGGGGAGCTGTGGGCATTGAGGCTTTGATTTATATAACTTATCTCGCCGTAGCCTGCTCGGTTCTGGCAACTTTTTTCCAGGTATGGGGTCAGAGATATGTTTCCCCTCTAACAGCTGCACTAATATTCCTGCTTGAACCAGTTTTTGCCCTAATCTTCTCGCTGGCGATGGGGTTGGAGGGAATTGAACCATATAAAGTAATCGGGGGAGGATTAATAGTAATAGCCACCTACCTCTCATCTATGGCCGAGTTATCCTCTAACTGGTCGAAATAA
- a CDS encoding zinc ribbon domain-containing protein: MYMRNGRVFQAAFRGVQRAIEEKAREYGVPVIYVDPKNTSRLCPVHGSKIVYGDESRIGKCERGGEIWHRDVAAVWNLLLKACASAGCPLSWRPSSHRVSCRASP, encoded by the coding sequence ATGTATATGAGAAACGGGAGGGTGTTCCAGGCCGCCTTTAGAGGCGTGCAGAGGGCAATAGAGGAGAAGGCGAGGGAGTACGGCGTGCCAGTAATCTATGTAGATCCCAAGAACACCTCTAGGCTCTGCCCGGTTCACGGCTCAAAAATAGTCTACGGGGATGAATCAAGGATAGGCAAGTGCGAGAGAGGCGGTGAAATATGGCACAGGGATGTGGCAGCTGTGTGGAACCTCCTCCTCAAAGCCTGTGCCTCAGCTGGCTGTCCCTTATCTTGGAGACCATCTTCTCACCGGGTCTCCTGCCGAGCTTCTCCATGA
- a CDS encoding Mut7-C RNAse domain-containing protein, which yields MSSEQKFIVDAMLGSLARWLRILGYDTVYGNKMEDWLILRRAELEGRIILTRDRSLHHKALKRGLKSILLQDENLAAMLARIAGLTGIRLYVDYEKTRCPEDNTLLRKTDKSEVKDKVPPRVYSIHEDFWICPRCGKVYWVGNHWRMIEMILSDARKKLSMFQKQFEKGMISEHSAPFRVNL from the coding sequence ATGAGCAGTGAGCAGAAATTCATCGTAGACGCTATGCTAGGCTCCCTGGCGAGATGGCTTAGAATACTGGGCTATGATACCGTTTACGGGAATAAAATGGAGGATTGGTTGATACTTAGGAGGGCGGAGCTAGAGGGTAGGATAATACTTACAAGAGATAGAAGCTTACATCATAAAGCATTGAAGAGGGGGTTGAAAAGTATTCTTCTACAGGATGAGAACCTAGCTGCCATGCTGGCCAGGATAGCGGGATTAACAGGCATAAGACTCTACGTGGACTATGAGAAGACAAGATGCCCCGAAGACAATACACTCTTAAGGAAAACAGATAAGAGTGAAGTAAAGGATAAGGTTCCTCCAAGAGTATACAGTATACATGAAGACTTCTGGATTTGCCCGCGCTGTGGTAAAGTATATTGGGTAGGAAACCACTGGAGAATGATTGAGATGATACTGAGTGATGCAAGGAAGAAGCTGAGCATGTTTCAAAAACAATTTGAGAAGGGGATGATTAGTGAACACAGTGCACCCTTCAGAGTTAACCTTTGA
- a CDS encoding CBS domain-containing protein yields the protein MSLDEFIEKTPATLDKNDSLINYVRLLKKTGNDKVVILENKRINEKYVKNIAGVVSSRDVVGKIATERLRLSSPGRLRVSGFMSIQPLIARLDTPLSDIVKTMASKSIGILPIVGNEGLEGAIYRWSLLKLAESITDPVSKIVKKDYLKIRVDDSLLMLRQGMLNRDESFAVVVGEDGKPIGYITIMDLAYAFTTFIENIPEKHRKERIEELVVRDYYKRNLPVVSEEAEIYKAARILYGEKTRGVLVLNNEGKVSGVVREHDLIGYLALTILGITR from the coding sequence ATGAGCCTAGACGAGTTTATTGAGAAGACACCGGCAACCCTGGATAAAAACGACTCGCTCATAAATTATGTAAGACTCCTTAAGAAAACAGGAAACGATAAGGTAGTAATACTGGAGAATAAGAGGATTAATGAAAAGTATGTTAAAAACATTGCAGGAGTGGTCTCAAGTAGAGACGTAGTGGGGAAAATAGCCACCGAGAGGCTTAGACTCTCATCACCTGGCAGGCTAAGAGTATCAGGCTTCATGAGTATACAGCCGTTGATAGCTAGGCTAGATACACCTTTAAGCGATATAGTGAAAACCATGGCCTCGAAATCCATCGGGATACTGCCCATTGTAGGCAACGAAGGACTAGAGGGAGCTATCTACAGGTGGAGTCTGTTAAAGCTAGCCGAATCCATTACAGACCCGGTTTCGAAAATTGTAAAGAAGGACTACTTGAAGATCAGGGTAGACGATAGTCTTTTAATGCTTAGGCAGGGCATGTTGAACCGTGATGAAAGCTTCGCGGTAGTAGTGGGCGAGGACGGAAAGCCTATTGGGTACATAACCATAATGGATCTAGCATATGCTTTCACAACATTCATTGAGAACATTCCTGAAAAGCATAGAAAGGAGAGGATAGAGGAGCTAGTGGTAAGGGACTACTATAAAAGAAACCTGCCAGTGGTGAGCGAGGAAGCCGAGATATATAAGGCGGCACGAATACTTTACGGGGAGAAGACACGTGGCGTATTAGTATTAAATAATGAGGGTAAGGTAAGCGGCGTAGTAAGAGAGCATGATTTAATAGGTTATCTAGCCTTAACAATCCTGGGTATAACAAGATGA
- a CDS encoding NAD(P)/FAD-dependent oxidoreductase has product MSPLVFIGNRDAVIFEEHRQPGIPKHCSGLIGIETLRLMRSYVGDITDASYNTILFHAFNRVYEVSYRDKFVFHINRPLLEEKLASLVEGKGHRILYASTAKPVGINTISIGSVEYQCNMILVAEGASGRFRRFFINPYPGFIVGIQYLSRIENVDVDTIYISYSEFTPGFFSWIIPLDKDTAIIGGGFDEPRVEIIEKALNRIATIYGVKPGGVNEKFGGIIPRDKPLLDPVYAGRVVFHGDSVPLTKPYTGGGLHYIFKLSKHLGEAIDNNSLSSYRRIYHSAVHKLLLEHQALSILRKISMGIPVPFITGLNKMGFFTPSDYDKHYALIFKTIPLVLGGLFHFLASPLRDHWIHRNHKQVFPT; this is encoded by the coding sequence TTGAGCCCTCTTGTTTTTATTGGGAACAGGGATGCAGTTATTTTCGAGGAACATAGGCAACCCGGAATCCCTAAGCATTGTAGTGGGCTAATAGGGATTGAGACACTCAGGTTAATGAGGAGTTATGTGGGCGATATTACTGATGCATCCTATAATACAATACTATTCCACGCTTTTAACCGAGTATACGAGGTATCCTATAGGGATAAATTCGTATTCCACATTAACAGACCACTGCTAGAAGAGAAGCTTGCCTCACTCGTCGAGGGAAAGGGACATAGAATACTCTATGCTTCTACAGCTAAACCGGTAGGAATCAATACCATATCTATTGGAAGTGTTGAATACCAGTGTAATATGATACTTGTAGCCGAGGGGGCTAGCGGGAGGTTTAGACGCTTTTTCATAAATCCCTATCCTGGATTTATTGTTGGAATCCAGTACTTGTCTAGGATTGAAAATGTTGATGTTGATACTATATATATAAGTTATTCAGAATTCACACCTGGCTTTTTCTCATGGATTATACCATTGGATAAAGACACGGCTATAATAGGAGGAGGATTCGATGAACCCCGCGTAGAAATAATTGAGAAAGCACTTAACCGTATAGCCACTATCTACGGGGTAAAACCAGGGGGAGTGAACGAGAAATTCGGTGGGATAATACCGAGAGACAAGCCATTACTGGATCCAGTCTATGCTGGTAGAGTAGTGTTCCATGGGGATAGTGTCCCATTAACTAAACCATATACGGGAGGCGGGCTCCACTATATTTTTAAACTATCAAAACACCTGGGCGAAGCCATAGATAACAATAGTCTCAGTAGTTATAGGAGAATTTACCATAGTGCTGTCCATAAATTACTTCTAGAGCATCAAGCTTTAAGCATACTTAGAAAGATATCCATGGGGATACCAGTGCCCTTCATAACGGGTTTAAATAAGATGGGGTTCTTCACGCCAAGCGACTACGATAAACATTATGCGCTTATATTTAAAACAATACCACTAGTACTGGGGGGCTTATTCCACTTCCTAGCTAGTCCCCTAAGAGATCATTGGATACATAGAAATCATAAACAAGTGTTCCCAACCTAG